A single genomic interval of Camelina sativa cultivar DH55 chromosome 11, Cs, whole genome shotgun sequence harbors:
- the LOC104726689 gene encoding uncharacterized protein LOC104726689: MVNDLELAIKNADDLKRVDQENKDPLLAQDETKLDLDKESTTTTHTYRLNSKGLVSEELIKDDTVLVVGLGWSLCDSHDNTKLEINKALRKQKLAHPEAAELAAIIHGFESAFELGVKNIQFFCHDSNILAYVTRKATPKESIVAKLLEQVFRLQTRFTSCQALAAVSRDDINSVIMLAKYAIASQTRWCEGDTEYESCPVCYAYVSPNDKFEVRGCFHRIFVTCMRKPFSSEQLLRGNTAICPYPDCENDLVPEDCRGFADANAITLMIQRKKEKAIPIKDRVYCPNPSCSFLMSDLDLVRNNNPQQSEARKCMECGLSFCKKCHVPWHYKKTCDEFKMSESYLKSDAALLESFVKIQGWKKCS; encoded by the exons ATGGTTAATGACTTGGAATTAGCGATAAAGAATGCGGATGATCTTAAACGTGTGGATCAAGAAAATAAAGACCCTTTGTTAGCTCAGGATGAGACCAAACTTGATCTTGATAAAGAATCCACAACCACAACTCATACCTATCGGTTAAACTCCAAGGGTTTGGTGAGTGAAGAGCTTATTAAGGATGATACGGTGCTGGTCGTTGGTTTAGGTTGGTCCCTCTGTGACTCGCACGATAACACGAAACTGGAGATTAATAAAGCTCTGAGAAAGCAAAAGCTAGCACACCCAGAAGCTGCGGAACTGGCTGCCATCATTCACGGTTTTGAATCGGCCTTTGAACTTGGTGTGAAAAATATCCAATTCTTCTGTCACGACTCCAATATCTTGGCCTAC gTTACTCGTAAAGCTACACCGAAAGAGTCCATTGTAGCAAAACTTTTGGAGCAAGTGTTTCGTCTTCAGACAAGATTCACGTCTTGTCAGGCACTTGCTGCTGTAAGCAGAGACGACATCAATTCTGTCATTATGCTAGCAAAATATGCTATAGCTTCACAAACTAGATGGTGTGAAGGCGACACCGAGTATGAGAGTTGTCCAGTTTGCTACGCTTACGTTTCACCTAATGATAAGTTTGAGGTGCGCGGCTGCTTCCACCGCATCTTCGTTACGTGCATGAGGAAGCCCTTCTCATCAGAACAACTTCTACGAGGGAACACAGCAATCTGTCCTTACCCGGATTGCGAGAATGATCTTGTGCCAGAGGATTGTAGAGGTTTTGCTGATGCTAATGCTATTACGCTTATGATCCAACGCAAGAAGGAGAAGGCAATCCCGATTAAAGATAGAGTCTATTGTCCCAACCCTTCTTGTTCCTTTCTGATGTCGGACCTTGACCTCGTACGCAATAATAATCCTCAGCAGTCAGAAGCACGGAAGTGCATGGAGTGCGGCTTGTCTTTCTGTAAAAAATGCCATGTTCCATGGCACTACAAGAAGACATGCGATGAGTTCAAGATGTCGGAGTCTTACCTGAAATCTGACGCGGCGCTTTTGGAGTCTTTTGTGAAGATACAAGGATGGAAAAAGTGTTCCTAG
- the LOC104726688 gene encoding replication protein A 70 kDa DNA-binding subunit D: MQTASVTPDAISSVLSNPSFDSSSDRPEIVVQVVDLKPIGNRYTFGANDGKTKVKAMFTASLTPEIISGKIQNLCLIRLIDFTVNDISSKSTKYFLVTKCEAVGSVLDSEINLESKSQEEEEATTEPKRQKLEHSPVSDVKMDVSTGITLKPKQEFVSKSASQIMTEQRGNAAPAARMSMTRRVHPLVSLNPYQGNWTIKVRVTNKGVMRNYKNARGEGCVFNVELTDEEGTQIQATMFNDAARKFYDRFQLGKVYYISRGTLKLANKQFKTIQNDYEMTLNDNSEVEEASSEEMFIPETKFNFIPIEELGMYVNQKELIDLIGVVQSVSPTMSIRRRTDNEMIPKRDITLADESKKTVVVSLWNDLATGIGQELLDMADKSPVIAIKSLKVGDFQGVSLSTISRSNVVINPESPEAKKLKSWFDSEGKEVSMSSIGSGMSPLSKNGSRSMYTDRVLLSHITSNPSLGEEKPVFLSTRAYISFIKPDQTMWYQACKTCNKKVTEALDSGYWCEGCQKKYEECSLRYIMAVKVTDSSGETWISSFNDEAEKILGCSADELNKLRSEEGEVNEYQTKLKEATWSCHAFRVSVTQNEYNGEKRQRVTVKGVAPVDFAAETRLLLQDISNKTNNKASQLLF; encoded by the exons atgcagacaGCTTCAGTGACCCCAGATGCTATTTCATCCGTTTTGTCGAACCCTTCCTTTGATTCTTCCTCTGATCGCCCTGAGATCGTTGTTCAAGTTGTGGATCTTAAACCTATCGGCAATAGATATAC ATTTGGTGCAAATGACGGAAAGACGAAAGTGAAAGCAATGTTTACAGCTTCACTGACACCTGAGATTATATCTGGCAAGATTCAAAATCTGTGTCTCATTCGTCTCATCGATTTCACTGTTAACGACATTTCAAGCAAATCAACTAA ATATTTCCTTGTGACAAAATGTGAGGCTGTTGGTTCTGTGCTTGATTCTGAGATTAACTTGGAGAGTAAGAGCCAAGAAGAGGAGGAAGCTACTACTGAGCCCAAGAGGCAGAAACTAGAGCATTCTCCTGTGAGTGATGTTAAAATGGATGTTTCTACTGGTATCACTTTGAAACCGAAGCAGGAGTTTGTATCCAAATCAGCTTCTCAGATCATGACTGAACAAAGGGGAAA TGCTGCACCAGCTGCAAGAATGTCTATGACTAGAAGGGTTCATCCACTTGTGTCCTTGAATCCCTATCAAGGAAACTGGACCATCAAAGTCAGAGTTACAAACAAGGGAGTCATGAGAAACTACAAAAACGCTAGAGGAGAAGGATGTGTCTTCAACGTTGAACTTACAGATGAAGAA GGAACACAAATTCAAGCAACAATGTTTAATGATGCTGCAAGGAAGTTCTATGACAGATTCCAATTAGGAAAGGTCTATTATATATCAAGGGGAACACTTAAACTTGCTAACAAGCAGTTCAAGACTATTCAGAATGATTATGAGATGACACTCAATGATAATTCAGAGGTTGAGGAAGCTAGTAGCGAAGAAATGTTCATCCCTGAGACAAAATTCAACTTTATTCCCATTGAAGAGTTGGGGATGTATGTCAATCAGAAGGAGCTTATTG ATCTTATCGGAGTTGTTCAAAGTGTATCTCCTACCATGAGTATTAGAAGGAGAACTGACAATGAGATGATTCCTAAGAGGGATATAACCTTGGCTGATGAGTCAAAGAAAACTGTCGTGGTGTCCCTGTGGAACGACCTTGCAACTGGCATAGGTCAAGAACTACTAGACATGGCTGATAAGTCACCTGTGATTGCAATCAAGTCTCTCAAAGTTGGAGATTTTCAAG GTGTTTCGTTGTCCACCATCAGCAGAAGCAATGTGGTTATAAACCCAGAATCACCCGAAGCTAAAAAGTTGAAATCTTG GTTCGATTCTGAAGGCAAAGAAGTATCCATGTCTTCCATTGGATCAGGGATGAGCCCATTATCCAAGAATGGATCTCGGTCTATGTATACTGACCGAGTCCTTCTTTCTCACATCACAAGCAACCCATCTTTAGGCGAAGAAAAG CCTGTATTTCTCAGCACAAGGGCGTACATAAGCTTCATCAAACCAGACCAGACAATGTGGTACCAAGCTTGTAAGACTTGTAACAAGAAAGTGACGGAAGCACTTGACTCTGGTTACTGGTGTGAAGGATGccagaaaaaatatgaagaatgCAGCTTAAG GTACATAATGGCTGTGAAAGTCACCGACTCATCTGGAGAAACTTGGATTTCCTCATTCAACGATGAAGCAGAGAAGATTCTTGGATGTTCAGCTGATGAGCTCAACAAACTAAGATCAGAG GAAGGTGAAGTGAATGAATATCAGACAAAACTCAAAGAAGCAACCTGGTCATGTCATGCCTTCCGAGTTAGTGTCACGCAGAATGAGTATAACGGAGAGAAGAGGCAGAGGGTAACTGTGAAAGGAGTAGCTCCTGTTGATTTTGCTGCTGAAACAAGATTGTTGCTCCAAGACATctccaacaaaaccaacaacaaagcATCTCAGTTGTTGTTTTAA
- the LOC104726690 gene encoding exocyst complex component EXO70B1-like has translation MAEFVPVSGVKNHVFEACHHVVKALRASDNNLDANLRKLLSDLESHLSTFGIADTKVEDTGFSEIEERLKEAVKTILSWETTHSTILEAGPSEADQFFQALYDVQTVVMGFKALPIKTNPKERDVYNQATVALDIAMLRLEKELCDVLHQHKQHVQPEYLAVSSRGKDVVYDESFVSLDDEVVVEASSHEDDEQISEFYNSDLVDPSVLPHIKAIANAMFACEYHQAFCESLISIQREAMDEYMVTLEMERFSCVDVLKMGWEDLNGAMRKWTRVVKIIFQVYLPSEKQLCEQILGDFESMSSACFIEISKDTVLSLLNFGEAVALRSCQPEMLERFLSMYEVSAEILLDVDNLFPDETGSFLRMAFHELSKKLADHTTATFLKFKDAIASNESARPFPGGGIHHLTRYVMNYLKLLPEFTDTLNSLLQNINVDDSIPEKTGQDVLPSTFSPMARHLRSIVTTLESNLEQKAQLYADESLKSIFLMNNFRYMVQKVKGSELRHLFGDEWIRKHIARYQRDVTNYERSTWSSVLALLTDNNNSERRTLRERCRLFSLAFDDVYKNQTRWSVPDPELRDDLHISTSVKVVQSYRGFLGRNATRIGEKHIRYTCEDIENMLLDLFECLPSPRSLRSSRRK, from the coding sequence ATGGCTGAGTTTGTTCCTGTTTCCGGAGTGAAAAATCATGTCTTCGAGGCATGTCACCATGTTGTAAAGGCACTGAGGGCGTCTGATAACAACCTCGATGCTAACTTGAGAAAGCTCCTAAGTGACCTAGAGTCGCATCTGTCAACATTTGGGATTGCTGATACCAAGGTTGAAGATACAGGATTCTCTGAGATCGAGGAGAGACTCAAAGAAGCTGTGAAGACAATCCTCAGTTGGGAGACAACCCACTCTACAATATTGGAAGCTGGACCGTCTGAAGCTGATCAGTTCTTTCAAGCCCTGTATGATGTTCAAACAGTTGTTATGGGTTTTAAAGCTTTGCCCATCAAAACTAACCCGAAGGAGAGAGATGTTTACAACCAAGCTACGGTTGCTCTTGACATCGCGATGTTGAGGCTTGAGAAAGAGCTCTGTGATGTTCTGCATCAGCACAAACAGCATGTACAGCCTGAATACTTGGCTGTTAGTTCCCGTGGAAAGGATGTTGTGTACGACGAGTCCTTTGTCTCCCTAGATGATGAAGTTGTTGTCGAAGCTTCTTCCCACGAGGATGATGAACAGATATCGGAATTCTATAATTCTGATTTGGTTGATCCCAGCGTCCTTCCTCACATCAAAGCTATTGCAAACGCCATGTTTGCTTGTGAGTATCATCAAGCTTTCTGTGAATCTTTGATCAGCATTCAAAGAGAAGCTATGGATGAGTATATGGTCACTCTCGAAATGGAAAGATTCAGCTGTGTCGATGTTCTTAAAATGGGATGGGAGGATTTGAATGGTGCAATGAGAAAATGGACAAGGGTTGTTAAGATCATTTTTCAGGTCTATCTCCCCAGTGAGAAACAGCTCTGTGAACAGATCTTGGGAGACTTTGAGTCAATGTCTTCCGCGTGCTTTATAGAAATCTCAAAAGATACCGTTCTTTCTCTCCTTAACTTTGGTGAAGCTGTAGCGCTGAGATCTTGCCAGCCAGAAATGCTTGAGCGCTTCCTTAGTATGTATGAGGTTTCAGCAGAGATTCTCTTGGATGTTGATAACCTCTTCCCGGATGAAACAGGCTCGTTTCTAAGAATGGCATTCCACGAGCTATCAAAAAAGCTAGCTGATCATACAACCGCAACCTTTTTAAAGTTCAAAGATGCAATAGCCTCAAATGAATCCGCACGCCCCTTTCCTGGAGGAGGTATTCATCACCTGACCAGGTATGTAATGAACTACCTGAAGCTTCTCCCGGAGTTCACTGATACCTTGAACTCACTTCTTCAGAACATAAATGTTGACGACTCAATCCCCGAGAAAACAGGACAAGACGTCCTCCCTTCGACATTCTCTCCAATGGCCAGACACCTCCGGTCCATCGTCACAACTCTGGAATCCAACCTCGAGCAAAAAGCTCAGCTTTACGCAGACGAATCACTCAAATCCATTTTTCTGATGAACAACTTCCGTTACATGGTCCAGAAGGTAAAAGGATCAGAGCTGCGACACTTGTTTGGAGACGAATGGATCAGGAAGCACATCGCAAGGTATCAACGCGATGTCACAAACTACGAGAGATCCACATGGAGCTCTGTACTCGCTTTGCTCACAGACAACAACAACTCTGAAAGAAGAACACTGAGAGAAAGATGCAGACTTTTCAGTCTTGCCTTTGATGATGTTTACAAGAATCAAACCCGTTGGTCAGTCCCTGATCCAGAGCTCCGCGATGATCTTCATATCTCGACCTCTGTCAAGGTTGTTCAGTCTTACAGGGGATTTCTTGGAAGAAATGCAACTCGTATTGGCGAAAAACATATCCGATACACTTGTGAAGACATTGAGAATATGCTCCTTGATCTCTTTGAGTGTTTGCCATCTCCGAGATCATTGCGCAGCTCTCGTAggaaatga
- the LOC104726687 gene encoding DEAD-box ATP-dependent RNA helicase 10, which produces MEEENEVVKTFAELGVREELVKACERLGWKNPSKIQAEALPYALEGKDVIGLAQTGSGKTGAFAIPILQALLEYVYDSEPKKGRRPDPAFFACVLSPTRELAIQIAEQFEALGADISLRCAVLVGGIDRMQQTIALGKRPHVIVATPGRLWDHMSDTKGFSLKSLKYLVLDEADRLLNEDFEKSLNQILEEIPRERKTFLFSATMTKKVRKLQRACLRNPVKIEAASKYSTVDTLKQQYRFVAAKYKDCYLVYILSEMPDSTSMIFTRTCDGTRFLALVLRSLGFRAIPISGQMTQSKRLGALTKFKAAECNILVCTDVASRGLDIPSVDVVINYDIPTNSKDYIHRVGRTARAGRSGVGISLVNQYELEWYIQIEKLIGKKLPEYPAEEDEVLSLLERVQEAKKLSAMNMKESGGRKKRRGEDDEESERFLGGNKDRGDGKDKKSSKKFKR; this is translated from the exons ATGGAGGAAGAGAACGAAGTGGTGAAGACGTTTGCAGAACTTGGTGTGCGTGAGGAGCTTGTGAAAGCTTGTGAGAGATTGGGATGGAAGAACCCTTCCAAAATTCAAGCCGAAGCCCTTCCTTATGCTCTTGAAG GGAAAGATGTTATTGGACTTGCGCAAACTGGTTCTGGTAAAACTGGAGCCTTTGCGATTCCTATATTGCAAGCACTTCTCGAGTATGTTTATGATTCTGAGCCTAAGAAAGGACGTAGACCTGATCCTGCCTTCTTCGCTTGTGTTTTATCTCCAACTCG AGAGCTTGCAATCCAGATTGCTGAGCAGTTTGAAGCTCTAGGAGCTGATATAAGTCTTAGGTGTGCTGTG CTTGTTGGAGGTATAGACAGGATGCAACAAACTATTGCTCTTGGGAAACGGCCTCATGTTATT GTTGCAACACCTGGTCGTCTTTGGGATCATATGTCTGACACAAAAGGCTTTTCTCTGAAATCATTGAAATATCTG GTTCTTGATGAAGCAGATAGGCTGCTGAATGAAGATTTTGAGAAATCTCTTAACCAGATTTTGGAAGAGATCCCTCGTGAACgtaaaacatttcttttttcagcGACTATGACTAAAAAG GTTCGAAAACTTCAAAGGGCATGTTTGAGGAATCCTGTGAAG ATTGAAGCTGCCTCCAAATACTCCACAGTCGATACTCTTAAGCAACAGTATCGGTTTGTTGCTGCTAAATACAAG GATTGCTATCTTGTATATATTCTGAGTGAAATGCCTGATTCAACATCAATGATTTTCACCCGAACATGTGATGGTACTCGTTTTCTGGCTTTGGTGCTTCGGAGCCTTGGTTTTAGAGCCATTCCTATCAGTGGTCAAATGACTCAG TCGAAGAGACTGGGAGCTTTGACTAAGTTTAAAGCAGCGGAATGTAATATCTTGGTTTGTACCGATGTGGCTAGTAGAGGGCTCGATATCCCATCAGTTGATGTGGTAATCAACTATGACATTCCCACAAATTCAAAG GATTACATCCACAGAGTAGGAAGAACCGCTCGTGCTGGACGTTCTGGTGTCGGGATATCACTTGTAAACCAGTATGAGCTCGAATGGTATATACAAATAGAAAAACTCATTG GCAAAAAACTACCAGAATATCCTGCTGAGGAAGACGAAGTCTTATCATTGTTGGAGAGAGTCCAAGAAGCGAAAAAGTTATCCGCAATG AATATGAAAGAATCAGGAGgtaggaagaagagaaggggagaagatgatgaagagagtgAGAGGTTCTTGGGAGGTAACAAGGACAGAGGTGATGGCAAAGACAAGAAATCTTCTAAGAAGTTCAAACGATAA